The region GCGACAGCATGCTGGCCCACTGATAGGTATAGAGGTTGCCCCGCACGATGCCCCCAAGGGGCACCGCCAGGGGCAAGGCTTTGAGCAACATCCAGGAGCCGCCCGGACGCAACGGCGACAGGACGGTTTCCCAAAGGACGCACAGGACCAGCAGGGCTACCAGCGCAACTGTCGCAATGCCGCGCAGCCAGGAGTTGAGTTGAGGACCATTCATACTGCTATTATCGCCTGATGAATTCGCCAGTACAGTCGGCTGCCGCAACGCCGGCAGGGCCCGCAGCGCCGCCACAGCGAACCTCCTGGACAGGTCGCACGGTCAAACTTTTGCGTTTCGCCGGGCGCCGCACCGCCGAAGCAGAGTTGCTTCAGGTCGCGTCCAGCCTGACCTTCACCACCGTCCTGGCCATCGTCCCCATGCTGACGGTGGTGCTGTCCTTGTTCACCGCCTTCCCGGTCTTTCAGGAATTCCGCATCGCGCTGGAAAACTTCCTGTCGACCAGCCTGATGCCGCCGGCGGTGTCGGACAACATCATGAACTACCTCAACCAGTTCGCCCGTCAGGCCTCGCGGCTCACGGCGATCGGGGGCGCGATCCTGGTAGTGACGTCGATCATGCTCATCATGATGATCGACAAGACCTTCAACGATATCTGGCACGTCACGCGCCAGCGGCCGCTGGCCCAGCGCGCGCTGATCTACTGGGCGGCCGTGACCCTGGGCCCCGTGGTGGCGGGCGCCAGCCTGTGGGCCACCTCGTTCCTGGCGCGGGAATCCATGGGCCTGGTCAAGGACGTGCCCAACCTGATCGGCCTGACGGTATCGGTGCTGCCGCTGGCCGTCACCGGCCTGGGTTTCGCCGCCCTGTTCTTCGTGGTGCCGAACCGCCGGGTCTACTGGCGCGATGCGCTGGCGGGCGGCATCGGTACCGCCATCGTGCTGGAAATCATGAAGGCGGCCTTCGCCTTCTACCTGACCCGCTTTCCCACCTACACAGTGATCTACGGGGCCTTCGCCACCCTGCCGATCTTCCTGCTGTGGATCTATCTGTCGTGGCTGGCCATCCTGTTCGGCGCCACCGTCGCCGCCAGCCTGCCGTTGTTGCGACTGGGGCGCTGGGAAGTCAACCGCGAACCGGGCGCCACCTTCATCGACGCCATCGCCGTGCTGCGCGCGCTCCACGCCGCGCTGG is a window of Bordetella sp. N DNA encoding:
- a CDS encoding DUF2069 domain-containing protein; translation: MNGPQLNSWLRGIATVALVALLVLCVLWETVLSPLRPGGSWMLLKALPLAVPLGGIVRGNLYTYQWASMLSLLYVMEGATRVMSDVAPVSAALAGLELALALVFFISAIMYVYPAKRAARRRKLASRA
- a CDS encoding YihY family inner membrane protein, which gives rise to MNSPVQSAAATPAGPAAPPQRTSWTGRTVKLLRFAGRRTAEAELLQVASSLTFTTVLAIVPMLTVVLSLFTAFPVFQEFRIALENFLSTSLMPPAVSDNIMNYLNQFARQASRLTAIGGAILVVTSIMLIMMIDKTFNDIWHVTRQRPLAQRALIYWAAVTLGPVVAGASLWATSFLARESMGLVKDVPNLIGLTVSVLPLAVTGLGFAALFFVVPNRRVYWRDALAGGIGTAIVLEIMKAAFAFYLTRFPTYTVIYGAFATLPIFLLWIYLSWLAILFGATVAASLPLLRLGRWEVNREPGATFIDAIAVLRALHAALGQTPAGRGTSDLASDLHLHQDELNSVLETLSDLGMVTRTQEQQWILSCDPQRTRLDAVIDRFLLDRGQPRLKEYPEAYAIALAALQGHAAPTLEELMQEAQNTGTESADILRIEALKK